One window of Vibrio atlanticus genomic DNA carries:
- a CDS encoding ATP-binding cassette domain-containing protein: MYLSDKMSVTQALIALLKTEKKRITYTSVSAVLCVFAELATWICLYVALSNYLNTQSLNFYLALMTIAVCVHYFFYAISVWQAHLAAYQIIQTIRQKLVRALSEMPTVKLMQYHRGDLEKRLNDDCQSLEPLIAHHTTDIITGTLLPFVLLGFMVSIDWQLGLIALSPLPLAVIAQTVMMRGFSDRQKKYNQVVANMHKAQLEFLRSIGVMKLFGVDADSYRQLSHNMTKHHKLVNAYTNQMVGAWVTFTTLAQASLVLVIPFAIVKLTQGSLSPVELAMIVILCAGILKPWLDLTQIFGQVQQSFSSLERILPLFSATSDQYFKSVATPYVELCCENLAVKRGSLDIVSGLNLQLSHGECIVIQGASGSGKSSVLATLYGELATYEGDWFINPKTVSSMSDRERSQFISVVDQQPVFFSASIRENLVLGDRLIHDSVILKLLDMLGLSALIEQLPNGLYCSMDETERNFSGGELQRLAIARAMLVCPVILVLDEATSHLDKVTENRVLEAIRKYAPQQIQLVISHGPEALTIANRAFSLSHGQLKEIDLEEAVCA, encoded by the coding sequence ATGTATCTATCTGACAAGATGAGCGTCACTCAAGCCCTCATTGCACTATTAAAAACGGAAAAAAAGCGTATCACTTATACCAGTGTTAGCGCCGTGTTGTGCGTGTTCGCAGAACTCGCCACTTGGATTTGCTTATACGTCGCATTGAGCAATTATCTGAACACCCAAAGTCTGAATTTCTACTTAGCTCTTATGACCATCGCAGTCTGTGTGCACTATTTTTTCTATGCAATTTCGGTATGGCAGGCGCATCTTGCTGCTTATCAAATTATTCAGACCATTAGGCAGAAGCTTGTTCGTGCTCTGTCTGAAATGCCGACCGTTAAACTGATGCAATACCATCGTGGAGATTTAGAAAAGCGACTCAATGATGATTGTCAGAGCCTTGAGCCTCTTATTGCTCATCATACTACCGATATTATTACTGGAACTTTACTTCCGTTTGTTTTGCTTGGTTTTATGGTTAGCATCGACTGGCAGCTAGGCTTAATCGCATTAAGTCCTCTCCCCCTCGCTGTGATTGCCCAAACAGTCATGATGCGTGGCTTTTCAGATAGACAAAAAAAGTACAATCAAGTCGTTGCGAATATGCATAAGGCGCAACTGGAATTTTTACGCAGCATCGGCGTGATGAAACTTTTCGGCGTTGATGCTGACTCTTACCGCCAGTTAAGCCATAACATGACTAAGCACCACAAGCTGGTTAACGCTTATACCAATCAAATGGTTGGAGCATGGGTCACCTTTACCACCTTAGCTCAAGCGTCTTTGGTTCTTGTTATTCCATTCGCCATCGTAAAATTGACCCAAGGTTCATTAAGTCCAGTCGAGCTCGCAATGATCGTGATTCTTTGTGCCGGCATCCTTAAACCATGGTTGGATCTAACACAGATATTTGGGCAAGTGCAGCAGTCCTTCTCTTCTTTAGAGCGAATACTACCTCTGTTCTCCGCAACGTCGGATCAATATTTCAAATCCGTTGCAACGCCTTATGTCGAGCTTTGTTGTGAAAATTTAGCGGTCAAACGTGGCTCACTCGACATCGTCAGTGGGCTGAACCTTCAGTTATCTCATGGCGAATGCATCGTAATTCAAGGAGCGTCAGGCTCAGGGAAAAGTAGTGTATTGGCAACACTCTATGGAGAACTAGCAACATATGAAGGCGATTGGTTTATTAACCCAAAAACCGTGTCTTCGATGTCCGATAGAGAGCGAAGCCAATTTATCTCAGTTGTAGACCAACAGCCGGTTTTCTTCAGCGCATCAATACGTGAAAACTTGGTCTTAGGAGATCGATTGATACACGACTCCGTGATTCTCAAGCTCCTCGATATGCTTGGACTTTCTGCACTTATCGAACAACTTCCTAATGGTTTGTATTGCAGTATGGATGAAACCGAACGCAATTTTAGTGGAGGGGAACTACAACGGTTAGCCATCGCTCGTGCCATGCTGGTATGCCCTGTCATTCTGGTTTTAGACGAAGCGACTTCCCATCTAGATAAAGTAACGGAAAATCGTGTTCTAGAAGCAATACGTAAATATGCACCGCAGCAAATCCAATTGGTCATCAGTCATGGTCCAGAAGCACTAACCATCGCTAACCGAGCGTTTTCATTATCACACGGTCAACTTAAAGAAATTGACCTTGAGGAGGCCGTCTGTGCGTAA
- a CDS encoding IS110 family transposase, which yields MLTKNVIAIDLAKNVLQACHISIYGEMLSNKPLSRQKMKEFLAKAKPSIVAMEGCCGCHYWGQLAEKFGHEVRIINPKKVKGYLEGHKTDHNDALAIANAAIQIGIKYSRPKSLEQQSMHSLETSRRFLSRSVVSLGLHIRGTILGYGIANPRGEKGLKASVQTVLDGETSIPANVVSVLSMLWEQYKELKAKLIAFEKEKNALTRQIEPCQRLMEIEGVGETTAAMLYTTLGDGKQFKNGRQASAFVGLTPKQHSSGGKVFMVGIDKCGGVKELRSLLYLGAMSYVGRLPEKPKTQKDAWLRSIIDRIGFKKACIALANKVVRTAWAMLRYESEYKPVLLTD from the coding sequence ATGTTGACTAAAAATGTTATCGCGATCGACCTAGCAAAAAATGTTCTGCAAGCCTGCCATATCAGTATTTACGGTGAGATGCTGTCCAATAAACCTTTAAGTCGACAGAAAATGAAAGAGTTTCTTGCCAAGGCTAAGCCTTCCATTGTCGCCATGGAAGGTTGTTGCGGCTGCCACTACTGGGGGCAATTAGCTGAAAAGTTTGGACACGAAGTGCGGATTATCAACCCGAAGAAAGTGAAAGGCTACCTAGAAGGACATAAAACTGATCATAATGATGCCCTTGCTATCGCTAATGCCGCTATCCAAATTGGTATCAAGTACAGCCGTCCAAAGTCATTAGAACAACAATCTATGCATTCATTAGAAACCAGCCGTAGGTTCTTATCTCGTAGTGTGGTTTCCTTAGGGCTTCACATTAGAGGGACGATTTTGGGCTACGGGATAGCAAACCCTAGAGGTGAAAAAGGTTTAAAAGCGTCGGTTCAAACAGTACTTGATGGAGAGACCTCAATACCAGCAAATGTTGTATCCGTTCTGTCCATGTTGTGGGAGCAATATAAAGAACTGAAAGCAAAACTCATCGCGTTCGAAAAAGAGAAAAATGCGTTAACCCGTCAGATAGAACCATGCCAACGATTAATGGAAATTGAAGGTGTTGGTGAAACAACAGCTGCGATGCTTTATACCACTCTGGGTGATGGAAAGCAGTTCAAGAATGGAAGGCAAGCTTCAGCGTTTGTTGGTCTTACGCCCAAACAACACAGTTCAGGTGGTAAGGTCTTTATGGTTGGGATCGATAAATGCGGTGGTGTGAAAGAGCTACGCTCCCTTCTCTATCTTGGTGCAATGTCTTACGTTGGACGACTACCAGAAAAACCGAAGACTCAAAAGGATGCTTGGTTGAGGAGTATCATAGATCGTATCGGATTCAAGAAGGCCTGCATTGCACTGGCGAACAAAGTGGTACGGACTGCATGGGCAATGTTACGGTATGAATCTGAATATAAACCTGTTTTACTCACCGATTAA
- a CDS encoding ABC transporter ATP-binding protein — protein MRNTLKLLDHADINPKTFLVGIAGKVLSEILPLICWLLVFGALTQTLLLPLKALFAISLITVVVQWRLGQSTKQSFLGAYDITHQLRKVLLHDIRSQPFSKIVGQGLGERIKLITRDLKAFEDIFSHLIADLVSALVVPFAMLCVMLFCSPYLASLMLIVMVNASLLLWKFEDDFSKKAQRHVDKNASCTNKLLEYIACLPTLKRFGRSEVLATPLSQELADLRKTGLGVEWAGGIGVILASLLLELSIPMVAGLGAYLNSIGNLTIGEWLVSIISAVACIRPFVRMAIFSTLLRYMAKSADRLYFLSQEPQQPVHGVQAHHHDIEFKAVELTLDGNTILKDINLQVPYGQHIALVGTSGAGKTTLLDLLAAFHIPTHGTVKIGGSTVEATGTMYWYQQISYVTQNVQLFAGTLKDNLLIAKTDASLQELETAITTAGLDELLARLPQGLNTEINENGKDLSGGERQRLSLARALLHDAPIVLLDEFTSALDHPKQQEILQSITESFASKTMITIAHRLDTIADADCIYLMSQGRIDDFGSHEQLITTSSHYQSLWEAQHNN, from the coding sequence GTGCGTAACACGCTCAAGCTACTCGATCACGCTGATATCAATCCAAAAACGTTTTTGGTTGGTATTGCAGGTAAGGTACTCAGTGAGATCCTGCCATTAATTTGTTGGCTACTGGTATTCGGAGCCCTTACCCAAACATTGTTACTTCCTCTTAAAGCCCTATTCGCAATTTCACTTATCACGGTTGTCGTTCAGTGGCGGTTAGGGCAATCCACCAAACAGAGCTTCTTAGGCGCTTATGACATTACCCACCAACTGAGAAAAGTACTACTACATGACATTCGCAGCCAACCGTTTTCCAAGATAGTAGGTCAAGGTCTGGGAGAGCGCATTAAGCTAATCACTCGTGACTTAAAAGCATTCGAAGACATTTTTAGCCACTTAATTGCTGACTTGGTCTCGGCTCTAGTGGTTCCGTTCGCGATGCTTTGTGTAATGCTATTTTGCTCACCTTACCTTGCTTCACTTATGCTGATTGTTATGGTGAATGCGAGCCTATTATTGTGGAAATTCGAAGATGATTTTTCCAAAAAAGCACAGCGCCATGTCGATAAAAACGCTTCTTGCACCAACAAGTTGCTCGAATACATTGCTTGTTTACCCACGCTAAAACGCTTTGGTCGTAGTGAAGTATTAGCGACGCCACTTAGTCAAGAATTAGCTGACTTGCGCAAAACAGGGTTAGGGGTTGAATGGGCTGGAGGAATAGGCGTTATTTTAGCAAGCTTGCTGCTTGAGCTTTCTATTCCAATGGTCGCAGGTCTTGGTGCTTACCTAAATAGTATTGGCAACCTTACTATCGGGGAGTGGTTAGTTTCGATCATTTCTGCGGTTGCTTGTATCCGACCATTTGTGCGAATGGCCATTTTCTCTACGTTGTTGAGATACATGGCAAAATCTGCAGATCGCTTGTATTTCTTGAGTCAAGAGCCACAACAACCTGTGCATGGTGTTCAAGCGCATCATCACGATATCGAATTCAAAGCGGTTGAGTTAACTCTGGATGGCAACACCATTCTTAAAGACATCAATTTGCAGGTTCCATATGGTCAACATATTGCGCTTGTTGGTACTAGTGGAGCAGGAAAAACCACGCTGTTGGACTTGCTCGCGGCATTCCATATTCCAACTCACGGGACAGTAAAAATTGGAGGAAGTACGGTAGAAGCTACTGGGACAATGTACTGGTATCAGCAGATCTCCTACGTAACCCAAAATGTGCAATTGTTCGCAGGGACGTTAAAAGACAACTTGCTCATCGCCAAAACAGACGCAAGCCTTCAAGAATTGGAGACAGCAATCACAACCGCAGGACTTGATGAGCTGCTCGCCCGCTTGCCACAAGGGCTAAACACCGAAATAAATGAGAATGGCAAGGATTTATCGGGTGGAGAACGTCAACGCTTGTCCCTCGCAAGAGCGTTACTCCATGATGCGCCAATTGTGTTGCTCGATGAGTTTACATCTGCTCTCGACCACCCTAAGCAACAGGAAATACTGCAAAGCATTACCGAGAGTTTTGCATCTAAAACCATGATCACGATAGCGCATCGTTTGGACACCATTGCTGATGCCGATTGCATCTATTTGATGAGCCAAGGTCGCATTGATGATTTTGGCTCGCACGAGCAATTAATCACAACCTCTTCGCACTACCAGTCTCTGTGGGAAGCTCAACATAATAATTAA
- a CDS encoding TonB-dependent receptor: MYNISSPRTVIASAILTIMGSSYSYAEEILPVMEVVVVEATKFDTPLTQVNNSVVVKTGEELEKAGIYQVKDLEMVFPGLLIQTRGNRTYANTTVRGISSPDYYSPAVSIYVDGILQDNAFVTQPLINVEKVELLRGPQGTLYGGNAQGGVINIVTRREVDSTEVKTSALYSNLSQQIDTVVSTRLSDSLSADIAARYVYDEGDIKHAASEKKDANDADEKSVKVRLHYLPNDSKLSATLSISTDKLDSHEEWYLTEREHDSGVKDAPIPKLKRDVNTFALNLGYDLGSSQITSITAYQTREIDRKYVYGNYQEDQNKFSQELRLNQQYNDRFSYVLGGYLESRRLDVSANSARNKLDYDTYALFGQANYQFVPQWDLTLGARASYLKVNSNFNGNPAWGINPFNKEQTESTVSPKAAIGWQANEQTRIYASVTSGYRPGGYNVVPLSNADANGYDAENSLNGELGWRTSFANQKVDFSGALYWIKTEDIQLYTGTPGNQTLKNMGEAVSKGIETELAFYLTDDLTITAAGTYGRSTFESNNSTFEGNRLPYAPDTTATFGFNYYLPVTGVQGDISINSQARYNSKIHFNEANSLSQSAYTLVDLSINYDYNQDLSISLFSNNITDKEYTTYAFSYGQTYSNYGTGREIGVKAKYEW; the protein is encoded by the coding sequence ATGTACAATATATCTTCGCCGCGCACCGTTATTGCTAGCGCTATTCTGACTATTATGGGCTCTTCATATTCTTATGCTGAAGAAATTCTGCCAGTAATGGAAGTGGTTGTTGTTGAGGCGACTAAATTCGATACTCCCTTAACACAAGTGAATAACTCTGTTGTAGTCAAAACAGGAGAGGAGCTCGAAAAAGCAGGTATCTATCAAGTAAAAGATCTGGAGATGGTGTTTCCTGGGTTACTCATACAAACTCGCGGGAATCGAACTTACGCCAACACCACCGTGCGTGGGATTAGTTCACCAGACTATTACTCTCCTGCCGTAAGTATTTATGTGGATGGTATCCTTCAGGATAATGCTTTTGTTACTCAGCCGCTTATTAACGTAGAAAAAGTTGAATTGCTGCGCGGCCCGCAAGGGACACTTTATGGTGGTAACGCGCAAGGCGGTGTAATTAACATCGTAACTCGTCGTGAAGTTGATTCCACAGAAGTTAAGACTTCAGCTTTATATTCTAATTTAAGCCAGCAAATTGATACTGTCGTATCTACCCGTTTATCAGACTCTCTTTCTGCGGATATTGCCGCCAGATACGTCTACGATGAAGGTGATATTAAGCATGCCGCTAGTGAAAAAAAAGACGCAAACGATGCGGATGAAAAATCGGTAAAAGTTCGACTTCATTACTTACCAAACGACTCCAAACTTAGCGCAACCCTATCTATTTCGACCGATAAACTTGATAGTCATGAAGAATGGTACCTCACTGAACGTGAACATGATTCTGGCGTAAAAGATGCGCCTATTCCTAAACTGAAGCGAGACGTAAATACTTTTGCTTTAAATCTTGGTTACGATTTAGGTTCATCACAAATCACGAGTATCACAGCTTATCAAACACGCGAAATAGATCGGAAATATGTATATGGCAACTACCAAGAAGATCAAAATAAGTTCAGCCAAGAATTGCGGTTAAATCAACAATACAATGATCGTTTTAGCTATGTACTCGGTGGCTACTTGGAATCTCGCCGTTTAGACGTTTCGGCAAACAGTGCACGAAACAAGTTGGATTATGACACTTACGCGTTGTTTGGGCAGGCAAACTACCAATTCGTACCACAGTGGGACTTAACGCTTGGAGCTCGAGCTTCATACCTAAAAGTAAATTCTAATTTTAACGGAAACCCAGCATGGGGGATTAACCCTTTTAACAAAGAGCAGACAGAATCGACTGTCTCGCCAAAAGCCGCAATTGGTTGGCAAGCGAATGAGCAAACTCGAATTTATGCATCGGTAACAAGTGGTTACCGCCCAGGGGGATACAACGTCGTCCCGTTAAGTAATGCAGATGCAAATGGTTATGATGCTGAAAATTCACTTAATGGTGAACTGGGGTGGCGCACCAGTTTTGCGAATCAAAAAGTCGATTTTAGTGGTGCATTGTACTGGATCAAAACGGAAGATATTCAGCTATATACTGGTACACCTGGCAATCAGACTCTCAAAAATATGGGGGAGGCTGTAAGCAAAGGTATTGAAACCGAGCTGGCATTTTACCTAACCGACGATCTCACGATAACCGCAGCGGGGACTTATGGACGTTCAACATTTGAATCAAACAATAGTACATTTGAAGGCAATCGACTGCCATATGCACCGGACACGACAGCAACATTTGGCTTCAACTATTACTTGCCAGTAACGGGAGTCCAAGGGGATATTTCGATCAATTCTCAAGCTCGCTATAATTCCAAGATTCACTTTAACGAAGCCAATTCACTATCGCAAAGCGCGTACACTTTGGTCGATTTATCAATTAACTATGACTATAACCAAGACCTGTCTATTTCGCTCTTTAGCAACAATATCACAGACAAAGAATACACCACCTACGCGTTCTCTTACGGACAAACCTACAGTAATTACGGTACTGGTAGAGAGATCGGTGTGAAAGCGAAATATGAGTGGTAG
- the accD gene encoding acetyl-CoA carboxylase, carboxyltransferase subunit beta — protein MSWLEKLLDKKNIISTRKASIPDGVWTKCPSCDQILYSMALEENLEVCPKCDHHLRMSARHRLDSFLDKGERFEIASEHEPQDLLNFKDLRRYKERLAIAQKSTGEKDALVVMKGKLLGLPVVACAFEFSFMAGSMGSVVGARFVRAVEAAIEANCGLVCFSASGGARMQESLMSLMQMSKTSAALNRLSNEGLPYISVLTDQTLGGVSASLAMLGDINIGEPKAIIGFAGRRVIEQTVREKLPEGFQRSEFLLEHGAIDMIVDRREMRERVGRLIAKMTNTTIPLEV, from the coding sequence ATGAGTTGGTTAGAAAAGCTGTTAGATAAAAAGAATATAATAAGTACACGTAAAGCGTCGATTCCAGATGGGGTATGGACTAAATGTCCCTCGTGCGACCAGATCCTTTACAGCATGGCTCTTGAGGAAAACCTGGAGGTATGTCCAAAATGCGATCATCATTTGAGAATGTCGGCACGCCATCGCTTAGACAGCTTTCTGGATAAAGGAGAACGATTTGAGATTGCCAGTGAACATGAGCCACAAGATTTACTGAACTTTAAGGATCTGAGACGCTACAAGGAACGCCTTGCTATAGCCCAGAAAAGTACAGGAGAAAAAGATGCCTTGGTTGTGATGAAAGGAAAGCTACTGGGCTTACCAGTTGTTGCCTGTGCTTTCGAGTTTTCTTTTATGGCTGGCTCAATGGGTTCTGTTGTCGGCGCTCGTTTTGTTCGTGCCGTTGAGGCCGCTATTGAAGCTAATTGTGGATTAGTTTGCTTTTCTGCCAGTGGTGGTGCTCGTATGCAAGAATCTCTTATGTCGTTAATGCAAATGTCAAAAACCAGCGCTGCGTTAAATCGTTTATCCAATGAAGGCCTCCCTTACATATCTGTATTAACTGATCAGACATTGGGGGGGGTATCAGCGAGTCTAGCCATGCTGGGAGATATTAACATCGGCGAACCGAAGGCAATTATCGGTTTTGCTGGGCGTCGTGTTATAGAGCAAACCGTTCGAGAGAAACTGCCCGAAGGTTTTCAGCGGAGTGAGTTCCTTTTAGAGCATGGCGCAATCGACATGATTGTGGATCGACGCGAGATGCGCGAGCGAGTCGGGAGGCTAATAGCCAAAATGACTAATACTACTATTCCGCTGGAAGTATAA
- a CDS encoding MFS transporter, whose translation MVSTQRIKLKPLLAVLASVYTIQSLVSMFTLQGLPAVMKYEGLNTSQIGLFYLAMLPWVAKFLWSPWIERQRKKEGSLKNHAVIIFGSQLVLIAILAALCIMGTIESQMTLFVGVFVISLFSSFADIATDGLAIDQLEAKKRYLGNVMQVGGSYLGAVFGGGLFIYVTALFDWQTALFGLALLTLLFSIPTLSLFFNSHNQQYVTAIQPSLKASFSNPKVRLGLIFITLSQLGTRGGLSMMMPFLVDSGIQLENLGLLVIGGGVITGLIGVVLGGWLIKKSDALKVLLLMTSFEVIAFSFYLAYDLNITGLGGVIAGVYVVNGIITSAKFVALYTLMMDFAAGNQSGVNFSLFQSMDMFIAIVMAIACGVLIDSLGYSAHFELMLTFSLLAICLIPVLKPTGKTNLASQT comes from the coding sequence ATGGTTAGTACTCAAAGAATCAAACTCAAACCGTTGCTCGCCGTGTTGGCGAGCGTTTACACCATTCAAAGCCTGGTGAGTATGTTTACGCTACAAGGTTTACCCGCTGTCATGAAATATGAGGGATTAAATACCTCCCAAATAGGCTTGTTCTACCTTGCGATGCTTCCTTGGGTTGCTAAATTTTTGTGGTCACCTTGGATTGAACGACAACGAAAAAAGGAGGGGAGCTTAAAAAATCACGCCGTTATTATCTTTGGTTCTCAACTGGTCTTGATTGCCATACTCGCCGCCCTTTGCATTATGGGGACTATAGAGAGTCAAATGACGCTCTTTGTTGGTGTATTTGTTATCAGCCTCTTTTCTAGCTTCGCCGATATCGCTACCGATGGTCTCGCGATTGATCAGTTGGAAGCAAAGAAAAGGTATTTAGGTAACGTAATGCAAGTTGGGGGATCGTATCTTGGTGCGGTTTTTGGTGGAGGGCTATTTATCTATGTTACTGCGCTGTTCGATTGGCAAACAGCACTATTTGGTCTGGCTTTGCTGACTTTATTATTCAGCATACCAACGCTTTCTTTGTTTTTTAATAGCCATAATCAACAGTACGTAACAGCAATACAGCCTTCTCTAAAAGCCTCATTTTCTAATCCTAAAGTTAGGCTTGGATTGATATTTATTACCTTGTCACAACTTGGTACTCGAGGGGGGCTATCAATGATGATGCCCTTCTTGGTTGATAGTGGTATACAGCTAGAAAACTTGGGGCTTTTGGTTATCGGCGGCGGTGTTATTACTGGTTTGATTGGTGTTGTTTTAGGTGGGTGGCTGATCAAAAAAAGTGATGCACTCAAAGTCCTACTGCTGATGACCAGTTTTGAGGTCATAGCTTTTAGCTTTTATCTAGCATACGATCTAAATATCACTGGATTGGGGGGGGTAATCGCAGGCGTTTACGTAGTAAATGGTATCATTACTTCAGCGAAATTTGTCGCGCTTTACACTTTGATGATGGATTTTGCCGCAGGTAATCAGTCAGGTGTGAACTTCTCACTTTTTCAATCTATGGATATGTTTATAGCAATAGTGATGGCAATCGCGTGTGGCGTGTTAATTGACTCCTTGGGATATTCGGCACACTTTGAATTGATGCTCACCTTTAGCCTACTCGCAATATGCTTAATCCCTGTATTAAAACCAACCGGGAAGACAAACCTTGCTTCGCAAACCTAA
- a CDS encoding LysR family transcriptional regulator, whose product MFDKIDQQWLKSFHCVYENNSFKRAAEFLSLPTSNVSRHIALLEERLDTRLFDRTTRRIAPTDAGEHLYLRTQPLLDKLNDALEEVTQHSYEVMGQLKVLMPDSPALAQALVSFCIQHPSISLCCDTSISPKEDLLDGFDVILSFHRGKLEDNNWVAKEIKRWQSAVVASPQLLQVSPRPFQITDLKHVPCINSFTVLNGTPWVFKNAKGEPITQKVQSSFKVNSGHLAKSGALAGLGFAILPIESCRNEINAGSLEVVELEYEPEDLVLYVFYASRKHLAKKIPIFIEHLQHQANLDKRT is encoded by the coding sequence ATGTTTGATAAGATTGATCAGCAGTGGCTAAAAAGTTTTCATTGTGTCTATGAAAACAACAGCTTTAAACGCGCGGCGGAATTTCTAAGCTTACCGACGTCAAATGTCAGTCGCCATATCGCTTTACTGGAAGAACGACTGGATACACGACTATTTGACAGGACTACACGCCGAATAGCTCCGACAGATGCAGGGGAACATCTTTATTTACGAACACAGCCACTGCTGGACAAACTTAATGACGCACTTGAGGAAGTGACTCAGCATTCTTATGAAGTCATGGGGCAACTTAAAGTTTTAATGCCAGACTCACCTGCTTTGGCTCAAGCATTGGTTTCTTTTTGTATCCAGCATCCATCAATTTCATTATGTTGTGATACGAGCATTAGCCCTAAAGAGGATTTACTTGATGGGTTTGACGTTATTTTGAGCTTTCACAGAGGAAAGCTTGAAGACAATAATTGGGTAGCTAAGGAGATTAAACGCTGGCAAAGTGCTGTTGTAGCATCCCCCCAACTTCTACAGGTCTCTCCCAGACCTTTTCAGATTACCGATTTAAAACACGTTCCGTGCATCAATAGCTTTACCGTACTAAATGGAACTCCCTGGGTTTTCAAAAACGCTAAAGGTGAGCCAATCACCCAAAAGGTACAGTCCTCATTTAAGGTCAATAGCGGGCATCTTGCCAAATCTGGCGCATTAGCTGGTTTGGGATTCGCGATACTACCAATCGAATCCTGTCGCAATGAGATAAATGCAGGCTCTTTGGAAGTCGTAGAACTAGAGTACGAACCTGAAGATCTAGTTTTGTATGTCTTTTATGCTTCCAGAAAACACTTGGCAAAAAAGATCCCGATATTTATTGAACACTTACAGCACCAAGCAAATTTAGATAAAAGGACATAA
- a CDS encoding helix-turn-helix transcriptional regulator: MSNIVKSLSLVSGLEGTLDVVALDDGVNAYIVNCKATMDIQFNDPADAGFYISFAGTNYAYSPKYPDYPAASFASRCIASLLLDPEPVNPIELAEGGRIENIRIHFPLHHSLTKNLLPQSGKSSFKPFDLYETGWQMPLTGEVLNVAKSVWSNNFQGIARTVWLRGKILELLALLMVHKEPKSLAEQACDLIATQPHIDWNIPCLSKELATNECYLKQSFREQFNMGVASWIQAYRINLAKERLTNSNESITNIALDLGYQSGSYFSKVFKQHSGLTPKAFRSRLLGE; encoded by the coding sequence ATGAGTAATATCGTGAAGAGCTTAAGCTTAGTTAGCGGCTTAGAGGGAACACTTGATGTTGTAGCTCTCGATGATGGTGTGAATGCCTACATAGTTAACTGTAAAGCGACAATGGACATTCAATTCAACGACCCAGCAGATGCTGGGTTCTATATAAGCTTTGCTGGCACCAACTATGCCTACAGTCCCAAATATCCAGATTACCCAGCGGCATCTTTTGCTTCTCGATGCATTGCATCGCTTTTGCTTGATCCTGAACCAGTCAACCCAATTGAATTAGCAGAAGGAGGTCGAATTGAGAACATTCGAATCCACTTCCCGTTACACCATAGCTTGACTAAAAACTTACTTCCCCAAAGTGGAAAATCATCATTCAAACCTTTCGATCTTTATGAGACGGGTTGGCAGATGCCACTAACAGGGGAGGTCCTCAATGTTGCTAAATCAGTTTGGAGCAATAATTTTCAAGGTATTGCCCGGACGGTGTGGTTAAGAGGTAAAATATTAGAGTTATTAGCACTACTCATGGTGCATAAAGAACCTAAATCTCTAGCAGAGCAAGCCTGTGACCTTATCGCAACGCAACCTCATATCGATTGGAATATACCATGCTTATCTAAGGAGCTTGCAACTAATGAGTGTTATTTAAAACAATCATTTAGAGAACAGTTCAACATGGGTGTTGCAAGTTGGATACAGGCTTATCGCATCAATCTTGCTAAAGAGCGTTTAACCAATTCTAATGAATCAATTACCAATATCGCCCTAGATTTGGGCTATCAAAGTGGCAGTTATTTTTCGAAGGTCTTCAAACAGCACTCCGGGCTTACGCCAAAAGCATTTCGAAGCCGTCTGTTAGGAGAGTAA